A part of Limibacillus halophilus genomic DNA contains:
- a CDS encoding ABC transporter ATP-binding protein, which yields MASATSESQDRPIIQLEGVSKTFDGGGRKVVAVEGVDLAVKSGEFVTLVGPSGCGKSTLFNIVAGLLDADAGSGIRFKGEPRQGRDLLGAVSFMPQRDLLLPWRRIIDNATIALEVENVRRSDARKRAQAMFQDFGLSGFENHYPHQLSGGMRQRVALMRTFLFERELLLLDEPFGALDALTRMIMQRWLLDIWQKHRRSILFITHDVDEAIFLGDRVVVMTSRPGRIKLSKEIKLPRPRDPKMTTSPEFLDIKAELLEAIEEESIKSFLSEDSET from the coding sequence TTGGCTAGTGCTACCTCCGAATCTCAAGATCGGCCTATCATCCAGTTGGAAGGTGTATCCAAGACCTTCGACGGCGGCGGCAGAAAGGTCGTCGCCGTCGAGGGGGTCGATCTTGCCGTCAAGTCAGGAGAGTTCGTCACCCTGGTGGGGCCAAGCGGTTGCGGCAAAAGCACCCTGTTCAACATAGTCGCGGGCCTGCTGGATGCCGATGCAGGAAGTGGTATACGGTTTAAGGGCGAGCCCCGACAGGGCCGAGATCTGCTGGGAGCGGTGTCATTCATGCCGCAACGGGATCTCCTGCTTCCCTGGCGTCGCATCATCGACAACGCAACAATCGCTTTGGAAGTCGAAAATGTACGCCGGAGCGATGCCCGGAAGCGGGCGCAGGCCATGTTCCAGGATTTCGGCCTGAGCGGATTTGAGAACCACTATCCGCACCAACTTTCGGGCGGAATGCGTCAGCGAGTCGCTTTGATGCGCACGTTCTTGTTTGAGCGCGAGCTCTTGCTGTTGGACGAGCCGTTTGGCGCGCTGGATGCGCTTACGCGCATGATCATGCAGCGGTGGCTTTTGGATATCTGGCAAAAACACCGTCGGTCCATTCTGTTCATCACCCACGATGTCGATGAGGCCATATTTCTGGGGGACCGGGTGGTGGTGATGACCTCGCGGCCCGGACGAATAAAGCTTAGCAAGGAAATCAAACTGCCGCGCCCACGTGATCCGAAGATGACCACGTCGCCGGAGTTTTTAGACATAAAGGCCGAATTGCTCGAGGCGATCGAGGAGGAAAGCATCAAGTCATTCCTTTCCGAGGACTCTGAGACATGA
- a CDS encoding ABC transporter permease — translation MTGWQVKCQPLAALCAALILWEILARYYATPFQVIPPVSAILSDMVGSGDVLVRGFLRTLLETLLGFVLGALFGFAMGAIFAEVRIFEKMFFPLFVVSQTIPVIAFGALVVIWFGNGIMSKVMIAFYLTFFPVTVNTHRGLLSVDQQRVDLFRSFGATTWRIFWTLRLPFALPTIMAALLLGVSLSLIGAIVGEWFGDTVGLGVMLVQAMYAENMVRLWSIIVSCGLLGTGLYGVIAWVGRRYVWWGGEL, via the coding sequence ATGACGGGATGGCAGGTGAAATGCCAACCCTTGGCCGCTTTGTGCGCCGCTCTCATCCTGTGGGAGATTCTGGCGCGATACTACGCCACCCCATTTCAGGTGATTCCGCCCGTATCCGCCATCCTTTCGGACATGGTTGGTAGTGGCGATGTGCTAGTGCGAGGGTTCTTGCGAACCTTACTGGAAACCTTACTCGGGTTTGTTCTCGGTGCCTTGTTCGGCTTCGCGATGGGGGCGATTTTCGCCGAGGTGCGCATTTTCGAGAAAATGTTTTTTCCTTTGTTTGTTGTCTCGCAAACAATACCGGTAATCGCATTTGGTGCTTTGGTCGTGATCTGGTTCGGCAATGGGATAATGTCGAAGGTCATGATCGCGTTTTACCTGACCTTCTTTCCGGTGACAGTGAATACGCACCGCGGATTGCTATCGGTGGACCAGCAACGCGTTGATCTCTTCAGAAGCTTCGGTGCGACCACCTGGCGCATCTTCTGGACCCTGCGCTTGCCATTCGCGCTTCCGACCATCATGGCGGCTCTTTTGTTGGGCGTAAGCCTTAGTCTGATTGGTGCCATCGTGGGCGAGTGGTTCGGCGATACGGTCGGCCTCGGTGTTATGCTGGTACAGGCCATGTATGCCGAGAACATGGTGAGGCTTTGGTCGATCATCGTGTCCTGCGGGCTGCTCGGAACGGGCCTCTATGGCGTGATCGCCTGGGTCGGTCGGCGTTACGTGTGGTGGGGGGGTGAACTGTAA
- a CDS encoding ABC transporter permease, with translation MLERAGYLVFGILTIACVWEAAIRLFEIPPFILPPIASILGAVWDFFPSLMRGLAATLKVAGIGYVAGSLVAVALAVAMTLVPLLERIFKPVIVAINSVPVVAYVPLSLVWFGMGSGSKIAMVMLAAGFSVFVNALQGLKAIDRSAIDLFRSFGAGPLRIVWMLRLPAALPAIITGLRVAVVRSMIIAIVAEMLGAYEGLGRIIYESTQQIEFLKVWAAVVVASAASMLIYGLLVLTDRHLVWWR, from the coding sequence ATGCTGGAGCGCGCAGGCTACCTGGTGTTTGGCATACTGACCATCGCTTGTGTCTGGGAAGCAGCAATCAGGCTGTTTGAAATTCCCCCGTTTATCCTACCGCCAATTGCCAGCATTCTGGGCGCGGTTTGGGATTTCTTCCCGTCGCTGATGCGCGGCCTTGCGGCAACACTGAAAGTCGCTGGCATTGGATATGTGGCTGGATCGCTGGTGGCTGTTGCCTTGGCGGTGGCAATGACACTCGTGCCGCTTCTTGAACGCATCTTCAAGCCGGTCATCGTTGCCATCAATTCCGTTCCGGTCGTCGCGTATGTTCCTCTCAGCCTGGTCTGGTTTGGCATGGGGTCGGGATCCAAAATAGCAATGGTCATGCTCGCCGCGGGGTTCTCTGTTTTTGTGAATGCACTCCAGGGTTTGAAGGCAATCGACCGCTCCGCGATCGATCTCTTCCGCAGCTTTGGCGCTGGGCCGCTGCGGATTGTTTGGATGCTGCGCTTGCCCGCAGCGCTGCCTGCCATCATCACCGGCCTTCGTGTGGCCGTGGTTCGCAGCATGATCATTGCCATCGTCGCGGAGATGCTGGGCGCTTACGAGGGGCTTGGGCGAATCATCTATGAATCCACGCAGCAGATTGAGTTTTTGAAGGTGTGGGCGGCTGTGGTCGTCGCCTCCGCCGCGAGCATGTTGATTTACGGCCTTTTGGTCCTGACAGATCGCCATCTGGTTTGGTGGCGATAG
- a CDS encoding p-hydroxycinnamoyl CoA hydratase/lyase — translation MSAPERKFVKVDIKDGIAWTYLNRPKKKNAMNPGLHLEMHDTLDELEADPKVKVVVIAGADGVFSAGQDLKEYFRGLEDNPSEAKRIRLISNRWQWEKLYMYDKPTIAMVEGYCVGGAFTHMLATDFAIAGFDTVFSLSEVNWGILPGGMVSKALVDTVLPRHALYHACLGEPFDGKEAERIGLITRAVPNGKVQEETLKLAEKLMSKSPAALRGTKQAIRHVRQMDFTQAAEYMQEKKNAIRVGDTEDSYKTGLKQFLDDKSYRPVYGSFKMRAERGEE, via the coding sequence ATGAGCGCGCCAGAGCGGAAATTCGTTAAGGTCGATATCAAGGATGGAATTGCCTGGACCTACCTCAATAGGCCAAAGAAGAAAAACGCCATGAACCCGGGTTTGCATCTCGAAATGCACGACACGCTGGATGAGCTTGAGGCCGATCCGAAGGTCAAGGTTGTGGTGATCGCTGGAGCCGATGGCGTCTTTTCGGCTGGACAGGACCTCAAGGAATATTTCCGCGGGCTTGAGGATAATCCCTCCGAGGCAAAGCGCATTAGGCTTATTTCCAACCGTTGGCAGTGGGAAAAGCTCTATATGTACGACAAACCTACCATTGCGATGGTGGAGGGCTACTGCGTTGGCGGTGCTTTCACACACATGCTTGCGACCGATTTTGCGATAGCCGGTTTCGATACGGTCTTTTCGCTTTCCGAAGTGAACTGGGGCATTCTGCCAGGCGGCATGGTTAGCAAGGCGCTGGTGGACACAGTATTGCCGCGGCACGCGCTCTATCACGCCTGCTTGGGCGAGCCCTTCGATGGCAAGGAAGCCGAAAGGATTGGCTTGATCACCCGCGCGGTTCCCAATGGGAAGGTGCAGGAAGAGACCTTAAAGCTTGCTGAAAAACTGATGTCGAAAAGCCCAGCGGCCTTGCGCGGCACCAAGCAGGCGATCCGACACGTGCGCCAAATGGACTTCACGCAGGCGGCGGAGTACATGCAGGAAAAGAAAAATGCCATCCGCGTGGGCGACACGGAGGACTCCTACAAGACGGGTCTCAAACAGTTTCTCGACGACAAGAGTTACCGGCCCGTCTATGGCTCGTTCAAGATGCGCGCTGAGCGCGGCGAAGAATAG
- a CDS encoding CaiB/BaiF CoA transferase family protein, whose amino-acid sequence MPGPLEGFRVVELSTMITGPLTGMLLADLGAEVIKIENPEGGDPFRGYGGGTYSAQFCTYNRNKRSAAVSLKSESGRRFLERLVVKSDVLIENFRPGVLERLGFSDARLKELNPALIRCSITGFGKDGPYAARPCYDAIAQGLSGMSSQFLDQEKPRLAGTTISDNVTGQYACYGILSALLERERTGKARRVDVNMLDATMAFMPEPFAYLTQNGEIADAYLRVRNSQAYAFRCSDGKIIAVHMASQQKFWERFAKAVELPELIEHPSCLTLAGRVEHYDMILEKVGQSVAGQARIYWMERLERYDVPFTPVNSIPEVFEDPQVQHLDSFAKVTHKLQGELTILRRPVRFDGQRDDQPMMAPPTLGEHTEELMREFGFDPVS is encoded by the coding sequence ATGCCCGGTCCGTTGGAAGGATTCCGTGTCGTTGAGCTTTCGACCATGATCACCGGCCCGCTTACAGGGATGCTTTTGGCTGATCTGGGGGCTGAGGTGATTAAAATCGAGAATCCCGAAGGCGGGGATCCCTTTCGCGGTTACGGCGGTGGAACCTACAGCGCGCAGTTCTGCACTTACAACCGCAACAAGCGCAGTGCCGCCGTTTCGCTAAAATCGGAATCCGGCCGGCGATTTCTCGAACGCCTCGTGGTCAAAAGCGACGTTTTGATCGAGAACTTCCGGCCTGGTGTCCTGGAACGATTGGGCTTCAGCGACGCGCGATTGAAGGAGCTGAATCCTGCCTTGATTCGCTGTTCGATAACAGGGTTCGGAAAAGACGGGCCTTATGCAGCGCGCCCCTGTTACGACGCTATAGCCCAAGGGCTAAGCGGCATGTCGAGCCAATTCCTTGATCAGGAAAAGCCGCGTCTTGCGGGAACGACGATCTCTGACAACGTGACGGGACAGTACGCCTGCTATGGCATTCTGTCGGCGCTGCTTGAGCGAGAGCGGACGGGCAAGGCCAGGCGGGTCGACGTCAATATGCTTGATGCGACAATGGCCTTCATGCCGGAGCCTTTCGCTTACTTGACACAAAACGGCGAGATAGCCGATGCCTATCTTCGCGTCCGCAACTCGCAAGCATATGCATTCCGCTGCAGTGACGGGAAGATTATCGCTGTTCATATGGCTTCCCAGCAGAAGTTCTGGGAGCGCTTCGCCAAAGCAGTTGAGTTGCCGGAGTTGATCGAGCATCCGTCGTGCCTGACCCTGGCCGGTCGTGTCGAACACTACGATATGATTCTCGAGAAGGTCGGACAATCGGTTGCCGGTCAGGCTAGGATTTACTGGATGGAGCGCCTGGAGCGCTACGACGTACCCTTCACGCCGGTCAACAGCATTCCGGAGGTCTTCGAAGACCCGCAGGTGCAGCACCTCGATAGCTTCGCCAAAGTTACACATAAACTGCAGGGCGAACTGACGATCTTGAGGCGACCTGTCCGGTTTGATGGTCAACGGGATGACCAGCCGATGATGGCTCCCCCCACATTGGGAGAACACACAGAAGAACTGATGCGGGAGTTCGGCTTCGACCCCGTTTCCTAG
- a CDS encoding LysR substrate-binding domain-containing protein, with amino-acid sequence MQRLRFKLPPPNYLITFEAAARHLSFTRAAEELNVTRVAVSQQIKALESYLGVLLFLRLHRTLRLTRAGERYFETVSFALERILKGTNEIRREDSKNTITITSSAGFSSLWLLPKIGQFRQEHPEIEMRFLVSDTDLNLTNEGVDVAIRYGAVEAVGLDLTFLVQEYIFPTAAKVFAEKLPPINHPAELLALPLIHLEGKYDIQTTWLHWFKEQGVKVDKLPRGITVNTYNNVVQTALDGQGVALIGPPLMQRYLNDGSLVRIIDAPPIKRRAFFLAVPKEHEPSHATKLFNAWIIEQFSKQECQ; translated from the coding sequence ATGCAAAGACTCCGATTTAAGCTCCCTCCGCCGAATTACCTGATCACGTTCGAAGCAGCAGCGCGACACTTGAGCTTTACGCGGGCCGCTGAGGAACTGAACGTTACGCGCGTGGCTGTGAGCCAACAGATAAAAGCGCTGGAAAGCTATCTGGGCGTGCTTTTGTTTTTGCGCCTTCACCGAACGCTTCGCTTGACGCGGGCCGGGGAACGCTATTTTGAGACCGTATCTTTTGCGCTTGAGCGCATCCTTAAAGGCACCAACGAGATCCGCCGCGAGGATTCCAAGAACACCATTACTATTACATCAAGTGCCGGCTTCTCATCGCTTTGGTTGCTGCCGAAGATTGGGCAGTTCAGGCAGGAGCATCCCGAAATCGAAATGCGGTTCCTGGTCTCCGATACGGATCTCAATCTGACAAATGAAGGCGTCGATGTCGCGATCCGCTACGGCGCCGTCGAGGCTGTGGGCCTCGACCTCACCTTTTTGGTGCAAGAGTATATTTTCCCCACAGCGGCCAAGGTCTTCGCAGAGAAGCTGCCGCCGATCAATCATCCGGCCGAACTCCTGGCGCTCCCACTTATCCATTTAGAAGGCAAGTACGACATTCAGACTACCTGGCTGCATTGGTTCAAAGAGCAGGGCGTGAAAGTGGATAAACTGCCCAGGGGGATCACAGTCAATACTTACAACAACGTCGTCCAAACCGCCCTTGATGGACAGGGGGTGGCCTTGATAGGCCCGCCCCTGATGCAACGCTATTTGAACGATGGCAGCTTGGTCCGCATCATTGATGCGCCCCCGATCAAGCGCAGAGCGTTCTTTCTCGCGGTGCCGAAGGAGCACGAGCCATCTCATGCAACCAAGCTGTTCAATGCCTGGATTATCGAGCAGTTCTCGAAGCAAGAGTGCCAGTAA
- a CDS encoding trimethylamine methyltransferase family protein, whose translation MSGKRVSLRESRRQRGSASRAPGILTSISDRRIPTYDLVPEESVELIHENSMQILENQGIEFRDEIALADWRRVGADVKGANVRIDRTLLLDLVSKAPSEYIHHARNPRRSVKIGGRGMAFAPIYGSPYVRDLSGERRYACLEDFRNFVKLAYMVPSLNVSGGTVCEPTDVPVASRHLDMLYAHMTLSDKPFMGGVTSPARAADCVAMCEILFGKEFLEQNTVMTSLTNCNSPLVWDETMLSVIRVYAAANQACLISPFIMQGANTPVTTAGAFAQLNAEALAGIAYAQIIRPGAPVIYGATLSTVSMRTGAPMYGTSETQVLTFLTGQLARKYGVPMRTGGMRNGSKAVDTQAAYESAQTMLPAILAGGNFFLHSAGWLESGLSASYAKFMLDADQLTVLQRLASGVSLTEDDFALDAISEVGAGGHFLGCGHTLAHYETAFYSPQTADLSTYEQWEEEGQRDALQRATDIARNTLNDYSPPPIDEAVDEALQEFIGKRRTEIPDGYE comes from the coding sequence ATGAGCGGCAAGCGGGTCAGTCTTCGAGAAAGCAGGCGGCAACGGGGCTCGGCCAGCCGTGCGCCAGGTATTCTGACCTCCATCTCGGACAGACGCATCCCCACCTATGACTTGGTGCCCGAGGAAAGTGTCGAGTTGATCCACGAGAACTCGATGCAGATCCTGGAAAATCAGGGGATAGAGTTTCGCGACGAAATCGCTTTGGCGGATTGGCGGCGTGTTGGCGCCGATGTGAAGGGCGCTAATGTTCGCATTGACCGCACGCTTCTCCTCGACCTTGTGAGCAAGGCGCCCAGCGAATACATACACCATGCCAGGAACCCACGCAGATCGGTGAAGATCGGTGGGCGCGGTATGGCCTTTGCGCCGATCTACGGTTCTCCCTACGTCCGTGACCTTTCCGGTGAGCGGCGTTATGCCTGCCTTGAGGATTTTCGGAATTTCGTAAAGCTGGCCTATATGGTTCCGTCGCTGAATGTCTCGGGTGGGACGGTATGCGAACCAACGGACGTTCCGGTTGCCAGCCGTCACCTCGATATGCTCTACGCCCATATGACGCTATCGGATAAGCCCTTCATGGGCGGCGTGACGTCGCCGGCCCGCGCAGCCGACTGCGTGGCTATGTGCGAGATTCTCTTCGGCAAGGAGTTCCTGGAGCAAAACACCGTAATGACGTCACTAACCAACTGTAATTCACCGTTGGTGTGGGATGAGACAATGCTGTCTGTTATACGGGTCTATGCCGCCGCAAATCAGGCCTGTCTTATCAGTCCGTTCATCATGCAAGGCGCCAACACGCCCGTCACGACGGCAGGCGCCTTTGCACAGTTGAACGCGGAAGCGCTGGCCGGCATCGCCTATGCTCAAATCATTCGGCCGGGCGCTCCCGTAATCTACGGCGCGACACTCTCGACGGTTTCGATGCGTACGGGCGCGCCGATGTACGGTACCTCGGAAACGCAGGTGCTGACCTTCCTGACCGGACAGCTCGCAAGAAAGTATGGTGTGCCGATGCGCACAGGCGGCATGCGCAACGGTTCCAAAGCGGTCGACACCCAGGCCGCCTACGAGTCAGCACAAACCATGCTTCCGGCAATTCTCGCAGGCGGCAACTTCTTCTTGCACTCGGCGGGATGGCTAGAGAGCGGGCTTTCAGCATCTTACGCTAAGTTCATGCTGGACGCGGATCAGTTGACCGTTCTCCAGCGATTGGCCAGTGGGGTTTCGCTGACAGAAGACGATTTTGCCTTGGATGCCATTTCCGAAGTGGGGGCCGGGGGGCATTTTCTGGGCTGCGGCCATACACTGGCCCATTATGAAACAGCCTTCTACTCGCCGCAGACGGCAGATCTGAGCACATACGAGCAATGGGAAGAGGAGGGTCAGCGCGACGCGCTGCAACGGGCCACGGACATTGCTCGAAACACACTAAATGACTACAGTCCGCCACCAATCGACGAGGCCGTGGACGAAGCCCTTCAAGAGTTTATCGGAAAGCGCAGAACGGAAATACCCGACGGGTACGAATGA
- a CDS encoding quaternary amine ABC transporter ATP-binding protein, translating into MDWQIECEGVWKIFGPNPEAALQAIRSEGLGKEEAQQRFNSVIGVSNASLQIRRGELFCIMGLSGSGKSTLLRHVNRLIDPTAGKIMVGGVDISLLDRAGIARLRSKTIGMVFQHMALWPHRTIQDNVAYGLEVQGVGKRKRRAVAAQALEQVKLQGWESHYPDELSGGMQQRVGLARALASDPDILLMDEPFSALDPLIRNELQGQFLELSSTMKKTTLFITHDLEEAIRLGDRVAIMKDGVIVQLGTPQEIILNPSNDYVAEFVRTMSQVRFITAESVMTRLADVAPAPNDMELSTYVLPTANLDQIIDAVQIAKGPIGVRDGEGVIGRIEPVALLSAMKDRLG; encoded by the coding sequence ATGGACTGGCAAATTGAATGCGAGGGGGTTTGGAAGATATTCGGTCCAAATCCGGAAGCTGCGCTACAAGCAATTCGTAGTGAAGGATTGGGCAAGGAAGAGGCGCAGCAGCGCTTTAACAGCGTCATTGGCGTGTCGAACGCCTCGCTGCAGATTCGCCGTGGCGAACTATTTTGCATCATGGGTCTTTCGGGGAGCGGTAAATCAACACTACTTCGGCATGTAAACCGGCTGATTGATCCGACTGCCGGGAAAATCATGGTCGGTGGCGTCGATATCTCGTTGTTGGACCGTGCGGGCATTGCGCGGCTGCGGTCGAAGACCATCGGCATGGTTTTCCAACACATGGCCCTCTGGCCGCATCGCACCATTCAGGACAATGTGGCCTATGGCCTTGAAGTGCAGGGCGTAGGCAAACGTAAGCGGCGCGCCGTTGCTGCTCAAGCGCTTGAGCAAGTGAAACTGCAGGGCTGGGAGAGTCACTATCCAGACGAGTTGTCAGGAGGAATGCAGCAGCGCGTTGGCTTGGCGAGAGCCTTGGCGTCCGATCCCGATATCCTGCTCATGGACGAACCCTTCAGCGCGCTCGATCCCTTGATTAGGAATGAGCTGCAGGGCCAGTTCCTCGAATTGTCTTCAACCATGAAGAAGACGACACTCTTTATCACCCATGACTTGGAAGAGGCCATCAGGCTTGGTGATCGTGTTGCGATCATGAAGGACGGTGTGATCGTTCAGCTTGGAACACCGCAGGAAATCATCCTCAACCCAAGCAATGACTACGTTGCCGAATTCGTTCGCACCATGTCGCAGGTTCGCTTCATAACCGCCGAAAGCGTGATGACAAGATTGGCCGATGTAGCGCCAGCGCCGAACGACATGGAACTTTCGACCTATGTCTTGCCGACCGCGAACCTCGATCAAATCATTGATGCGGTGCAGATCGCCAAAGGTCCGATCGGTGTGCGCGATGGCGAGGGGGTGATCGGCAGAATTGAACCGGTCGCCTTGCTATCAGCGATGAAGGATCGTCTCGGTTGA